The nucleotide window TAGTGTTAGTATTTCAATTTTACCAAATTTACAATTTTGAAAACAAGAAGTTCTAAATAAATTATTAAGATTCCCTATTTTGGTATAAAATTTATCTTTTGCATAACTCAAACTTTAAAATATACAACGCATCAGCAGGCAGCGGTAAAACCTTTACCCTAGCAAAGACCTATATTAAAATTCTTGTTAATTCAAAAAACAACGAACAGTTTAAGTCTATTCTAGCTATAACATTTACCAACAAGGCTGTTGGTGAAATGAAAGAGCGCATTATTGCAATGCTTAAGTTATTCTCTCAAGATGAGCATTTAATTAAGCCTCACCCAATGTTTAGGGCTATCTGCGAAGAACTATCAATTACCGCAGAGTTTCTTAAAATAAGATCTAAAAATATATTAAAATCTATAATGCACAATTATGGAGGTTTTGATATTTCAACGATTGATGGTTTTACACATAGAGTTATAAGAACTTTTGCCCACGATTTAAAACTCCCTGTTAATTTCGAAGTAGAATTAGACCAAGAAAGGCTTCTCAACGAGGCCGTGGATAATTTAATTTCTAGAGCAGGAGACAGCGAAATATTAACCCAAACATTAGTTGATTTTGCTATTGAAAAAGCAGATAACGATAAAAGTTGGGATATTAGTTACGACTTTAATAACATAGCAAAGCTCTTAGTAAACGAAAATGATATTGCAGCAGTTGAGACCTTTAAGCACAAAACCATTGAAGACTTTAAAGTTCTAAAAACTATCTTAGTAAAAGACATTGCAGAAATTGAAAAAGACATTATTGCATTTGCAGGTGAAGCATTAACTCTGATTGAAGAAAGCGGCTTACAGTTTGATGATTTTAATAGAAAATCGCTGCCCAATCACTTTTACAACTTATCGCAGGGCAATTATGATGTTTCCTTTAATTCATTATGGCAAAACGATTTAGTTGCAAGCGGTACGCTTTACCCAAAACGTGTTACCGATACCATAGCTAGCACCATAGAGAGTATTCAACCAAACTTATCCGAGGTATTTTTAAAAACTAAAGCTTTAATTTTTGAGCTTAAACTTAAACAAGGGTTTTATAAAAATATTACACCGCTTTCCGTATTAACCGTTATTCAAAAAGAGTTAAATCTTTTAAAAGAGGAGCAAAATAAAATGCTTATCTCAGAATTTAATAAGATTATAAGCAACGAAATTAAAGGCCAACCAACACCATTTATTTACGAACGTTTAGGTGAAAAGTTTAAGCACTATTTTATTGATGAGTTTCAAGATACCTCAAAAATGCAATGGGAAAATCTGGTGCCATTGCTAGATAGCGCACTTTCAACCTCAATAGGCTCAACTATGCTTGTTGGAGATGCCAAACAAGCCATTTACAGATGGCGAGGTGGTGAGCCAGAACAGTTTATTAACCTCTACAATAAATTGACCAATCCATTTCAGATTGAAGCAGAAGTGCTAAACTTAGATACCAATTACAGAAGTGCTAAAGAAATTATAAATTTTAATAATAGTTTTTTTGAGTTTTTAGGTGAACATTACTTTAACGATAGTAGATACGCTGAGTTATATTTAAATTCTAAACAAAAACCCTCTTTAGAGACCGAAGGGTTTGTAAGTATTGAGTTTCTAGATATTTCTAAAGACGATAACCCTACTGAATTATATACCAACAGTGTTTTTAAAACCATTAAGCAATGTCTTAAAAATGGTTTTAATCCAGATGATATTTGTATCATAGTAAGAAAACGAAAAGAAGGTGTTGAGATTGCAAAATTTCTTAGTGAAAAAGGAATTAAAATAACATCTTCTGAAACTCTGTTATTAAAAAACTCCGATAAGGTTCAGTTTATTAATTCATTCTTAAAACTACTGCTTCAAACAGATAATGATAACTTAAAAATTGAAGTTCTAACCTTCATTGCAAGCCAAAACAATGTAGAAGATATACATGCTTTTTACCATTTATATTTAACTCTTGGTTTTGATAAAATGCTCAAAAGTCTTGAGAACCTAAACATCTTTTTAAATAAAAAAACACTTTTACAATTGCCTTTATATGAGCTTGTTGAAGAATTAATTAGAGCTTTTAAACTCCATAATACATCCGATGCGTTTATTCAATTTTACTTAGATATTGTTTTAGAGTTTACTCAGCAACAAAACGCGGATTTATCATCGTTTATTGATTATTTTGAAAGGAGAAAAGACAGTCTCAGCGTTATTTCTCCCCAAAATAATAATGCGGTGCAGATAATGACCATTCACAAGTCTAAAGGTTTAGAGTTTCCTATAGTTATTTTTCCCTTTGCAGACCTCAATATCTACAAAGAAATAGACCCTAAAGTTTGGTTCCCGGTTAAAAAAAACAAGTATCAAGGATTCGACACATTGTTACTTAATTACAATAGTGATGTTGAACACTTTGGTGAAGTTGGCAACCACCTTTACAAACTTAAAAGGTCTCAATTAGAGTTAGACAATATTAATCTTCTCTACGTAACATTAACAAGAGCTGTAGAGCAATTATTTATTATTGCCAAAAGAGATATAAACTCTAAAGGCGTAGTCAATGACAAAACATATGCTGGTATGTTTATCTCCTATTTACAAAAAAAGGAGTTATGGTTAGACCATACACTTACGTATAGTTTTGGCAATTCAAAAAGCATAAACCAAAAAACAGAAGTACACACCAATTCTAATACAATCAACCTTATCTCCGTTTCTAAAGAAGATCATAACTTAAGAATAATTACAAAAGCTAGTCAACTCTGGGATACCAAACAAGGAAAAGCTATAGAACGAGGCAATTTGGTTCATCTTTTACTATCTAAAATTGTTACAAAAGAAGATATTGATTTTGCTATAGACGATTTGATAGCCTCTGGAGACATTTCAACATCAGATAAAGAAGCGCTTAGAACAATTATACTAGAGGTTACAGAACATCCAAAAATCAAATTATACTTTAATAACATCCATAGAGTTTATAACGAAAGAGATATCGTAACACCAACAAGTCAGCTACTGCGACCTGACCGACTTAATATCAATCAAAAAAATGAAGTTACAATCATTGATTACAAAACAGGTGAGCAAAAAATATCTCATAGCACTCAACTTAACTCCTACACTTCTATTCTAAACACAATGGGCTATGTTGTAACAAATAAAATTCTTGTTTACATAAATGAACGTGTTGAAGTCATTGAAGTCTAATTTCAAGATAGTATCTTTGCTAAACAACAAAACAAAAAATATGTACGGAAATATTAAAGCACATTTGCAACAAGAAATTGAAACTATTAAAGACGCTGGCCTCTATAAAGAAGAACGAATTATTACTTCTCCACAAGGTGCAGAAATTACATTAAACACGGGTAAAAAAGTTCTTAACTTTTGTGCAAACAACTACCTTGGTCTTTCCTCACATCCTGAAGTTGTAAAAGCTGCACAAAACACTTTAGACACCCATGGCTTCGGTATGTCGTCTGTGCGTTTTATTTGCGGTACACAAGATATCCATAAAGAATTGGAGCAAAAAATCGCCGATTTTTATGGCACTGAAGATACTATTCTATATGCGGCAGCTTTTGACGCTAATGGTGGAGTTTTTGAGCCTCTACTAACTGCTGAGGATGCCATAATTTCAGACGCTTTAAACCATGCCTCTATCATAGACGGTGTTAGACTTTGCAAAGCCGCAAGATACCGTTACAAAAATAATGATATGGCAGATCTAGAAAAGCAACTTATCTCTGCAAATCAAAATGGTGCTCGATTTAAGCTTATTGTTACCGATGGTGTATTTTCTATGGATGGCCTATTAGCTCCGTTAGATAAGATTTGTGACCTGGCCGATAAATACGATGCTATGGTAATGATAGATGAGTGCCATGCAACAGGATTTATTGGCGAAACCGGAATTGGCACTCTTGAAGAAAAGGGAGTCTTAGGCAGAATTGATATTATTACCGGAACACTAGGAAAAGCCTTAGGCGGTGCAATGGGAGGTTATACAACCGCCAAAAAAGAAATCATTGAAATTTTACGTCAGCGCTCGCGTCCGTATTTGTTTTCAAACTCTTTAGCGCCTGCTATTGTTGGTGCTTCAATTAAAGTTTTTGACATGCTTAAAAATGATACAACGCTGAGAGATAAAGTGGATTGGAATACTAAATATTTCAAAAAAGGCATGAAAGAAGCTGGTTTTGATATCATTGATGGAGACTCTGCAATAGTTCCTGTTATGCTTTACGATGCAAAACTGTCTCAGACCATGGCCAATATGCTACTAGAAAAGGGCGTTTATGTTATAGGTTTCTTCTATCCTGTGGTACCTAAAGAAAAAGCAAGAATTCGTGTTCAACTCTCTGCCGCTCATACTAAAGAACAACTAGATAAAGCCATAAACGCTTTTATCGCTGTAGGAGAAAAGCTCGAAATTATTTAAAATCGTTACAAACTCTTTATTTTAGGGCATTGTAACAATATTTTTATATATTTGTCTTTGTTAATAATATTTAACAACTTACATTTGCCAACAATTAACACTTAAAATTAAAATTAATTAGAATATGAAAAATCTTAGCAGATTACTTTTTGTTGTAGTGCTTCTTATGAGTTTCAGTACTACTTTTGCTCAAGACAAAAACAACCCATGGGCATTTACAATTGGTGCTAACGCCGTTGACTTATATCCTGTTGGAGAGAATGCGCCTCAAGGAGACTATTTTGACGAGTACTTCAACGTAACAGATCATTGGAATATTTTCCCTTCTTTATCAACACTATCGGTTTCTAGATACCTTAGTGACGGGTTTACTTTCACTGCTACAGGATCATTGAATAGAATTGACAAAGTAGGCTCTGTTGACGACCCAATGGGTGGTGAGTCAACAATAGCAAGAGTTGATGATTTAACTTACTACGCTTTAGATGGTAGAGTATCTTACAGCTTTATGAATCTTATCAACTCAAAATCTATTGATCCATACCTTGGTGTTGGTGGTGGTTATACTTGGGTAGACAATATAGGTGCTGGCACATTAAACGGTTCTTTAGGTTTCCGTTACTGGTTTTCTGAAAAGATTGGTGTTGACGTAAATTCTACGTACAAGCACGCTTTCGAAGATTATTTACCAAAACATTTTCAACATTCAGTTGGTTTAGTGCTTAAGTTTGGTGGTACAGACTCAGACGGTGATGGTATTTACGACCAAGACGATGCTTGTCCTGAAGAAGCTGGTCTAGAAATTTTTAACGGTTGTCCAGATTCTGATAATGATGGTATCCAAGACTCTAAAGATGATTGTCCAAATACAGCTGGTTTAGCTGAATTTAATGGTTGCCCAGATAGCGATGGAGATGGTGTAATGGATAAGGATGATAAATGTCCTTCTGTTGCTGGTCTTAAATCTTTAATGGGTTGCCCTGATGCAGACGGTGATGGTGTTGCTGATGGTGATGATAACTGTCCAAACGAAGCTGGTCCTGCAGCAAATAATGGTTGCCCTTGGCCAGATACTGATGGCGATGGTATCTTAGACAAAGACGATAAGTGTCCTAACGAAGCTGGTGTAGCTGCAAACAATGGTTGTCCAGAAGTTAAGCCAACAGAAGAAGTAATGGAAACATTAAATAGCTATTCAAGATCTATATTATTCAACGTAGGAAAGGCTTCTTTTAAACAAGAAACAGACCAAGTATTACAAGCAATGGTAGCAATCTTTAAACAATATCCTCAAGCTAGCTTTGCCATAGAAGGACATACAGATAGCTCTGGTTCTGCGTCTATGAATCAAGCACTTTCTGAAAGAAGAGCAAATGCAGTTAGAGATTACTTAATAGCAAACGGAATTAATGCAGATAGATTAACTGCAAAAGGTTATGGAGAAGATAACCCTATCGCTACTAACAAAACTAGAGCTGGTAGAGCAGAGAACAGACGTGTTGAAGTTAAATTGAAAAACTAAAATATATAGTCTCTAAAATATATTTAAAAAACGCTCCGAAATTCGGAGCGTTTTTTATTTTTATATAATGAGTAGCTTTATTAAATCTGTACTATTAGACCTACGAGATAAGGGTAATAATTTAGAAGAACTCTATTTTATAATTCCTAGTAAACGCGCAGGAGTTTTTCTAAAACATCATCTTTCAAAAATAATTAATGAGCCCATTTTTTCTCCCCAAATTCTAAGTATTGAGGAGTTTGTAGAAGAAATGTCAGGTCTTAAAAGTCTTTCAAATTCTGATGTTTTATTCCGACTATACAATGCCTATCTCAAAGTCACCCCAAAAAAGACTCAAGAACCCTTTGAGGTTTTTTCTAGCTGGGCACAAATACTAGTACAAGATTTTAATGAAATTGATCGCTACCTTGGTAACCCAAATTCTATTTTTGATTATTTACAAGCCATTAAAGAAATAGATCATTGGTCTTTAGAAACAGAACAAACCGACTTAGTTAAATCATATTTAAAATTTTGGAAACAACTAAAACATTACTACCGTGTTTTTACAGACAGTCTCCTTAACGACAAACAGGGTTATCAAGGTTTAATCTATAGAGAAGCTGTTGAGAACCTTGAATCTTACATAGAAAACAACACTAATAAAACACATGTTTTTTTAGGTTTTAATGCTTTAAACAAATGCGAATCTCTCATAATACAAGGATTGCTACAAAGTGAATCTGCTTATATATATTGGGATATTGATGAGGTTTTTTTAAAAGACAAAATCCACGATGCAGGCCTTTTTATAAGGCAGCATATTGATAAATGGAATTACTTTAAGAAGGAACCTTTTAAGTGGGCCTTATCAAATTATAGCAAAAAAAAGAATATTAATGTTATCGGTGTCCCAAAGTTAGTGGGCCAAGCAAAATATATTGGTCAGATATTGAAAAAACTTAACACCGATAATCATCACCTAAAAGATACCGCTGTTGTATTAGGAGAGGAAAGTCTATTGATTCCTATTCTTAATTCTATTCCAAAAGAAATCGATAAGGTAAATGTAACTATGGGACTGCCTTTAAAATTTGTGCCCTTGGCATCACTTTTTGATCAGCTCTTTAGCATCCACAAAAAAAACAATGCAACATTTTATTTTAGAGATTTAATAGATATAGTGTTTCATCCTTCCTTACACAGTCTTTTTGCAACAGAGCACTGTAATTACTTACATGATATTTCATATTATATTCAAAAAAACAATTTAGTTTATCTCACTTTACACGACCTCAAAAAGGTTGCTCATAAAGATGTACATGATATCTTATATTTAATGTTTAACTCATGGGAAAACAAGTCTGAGATAGCGTTGCATCGTTGTTTAAAACTAATTCAATTGATTAAGATAAATTTCAATGCTTCAAGTATAGAGTTAGAATATTTATATAGATTTCATACGCTGTTCAACCAGTTATTAGAACTGAATACTACTTACCAACATTTAACATCTATTAATGGCTTATACAAAGTTTATAATGATTTACTACAAAACGAAACATTAGATTTTAAAGGGGAGCCTTTAGAAGGTCTTCAAATTATGGGTATGTTAGAATCTCGCGTATTAGACTTTGAAACTGTAATTATAAGCTCTGTTAACGAGGGTATTTTGCCATCTGGTAAGACAAATAATTCTTTTATACCGATGGATGTTAAGTTGCAAAACAAACTGCCAACGTATAAGGAAAAAGATGCTGTTTATACCTACCATTTTTATAGATTAATACAGCGTGCAAAAAATGTTTATATTCTGTACAATACCGAAATTGATGCGCTTAAAGGTGGTGAAAAAAGTAGATTTATAACGCAAATGGAGGTAGAAGGTATTCATAAAATTAATCATACTATTGCTTCGCCAATTGTACCTATTATCAAAAAACAGTTAAGACACATTACTAAAACCAATGATGTTCTATCAATACTTAAAGAGCTCTCTAGCAAAGGCTTTTCACCGTCGTCATTAACTAATTACATTAGAAACCCTTTGGACTTCTATTACGAAAAAATCTTGAGAATTGAAGCATTTGAAGATGTAGAGGAGAATATAGCGGCAAACACTTTAGGTTCTGTAATACACAATACCTTAGAAGACCTCTATAAGCCTCTAGAAGGAAAATTCCTTACTATTGATAACCTAAAAGCGTTTAAGCTGCAAATAAAATCTTATGTAACGCATCACTTTAAAGATTTATATAAGGACGGTGATTTTACATCAGGAAAAAACCTCATTATTTTTGAAATTGCTCAACGCTACATTTCAAACTTCATAAATTCTGAAATTCAACAGCTTAAAAACGGCAATACCATTAAAATACTTGCTATTGAAGCTGACGAAAAAATTGAGTTGAATATTGATGCTATTCCTTACGCAATACGTCTTACTGGTAAGGTTGATAGAATAGACCAATTTAATGGTGTCACCCGTGTTATAGATTATAAATCTGGTAAAGTAGACCAAGGTAAAGTAGAAATCGTCGACTGGGAAAATATCACAACAGATTATGATAAGTACAGTAAATCTTTCCAAATACTGTGTTATGCGTATATGATGCATAAAACAAATAAAATTGAATTACCAATCGAAGCCGGTATCATTTCATTTAAAAACTTAAATGGTGGTTTTCTTAAATTTGGTAAAAAGGATTCTACGCATACTAAAAATAAAGAGCAACTTATAACAGAAGACACTTTAAGTAATTTCGAAATTGAGCTTAAAAAACTTATAACAGAGATATGTAATCCTAGCGTAGACTTTACAGAAAAAGAACTAGACTAATGCAACTAGAAAAAAATAAAATACTACTAAGAGAACATAAAAAACCTATACTGTTAGACTCATTTTATTCTAAAGAATTTACAAATCAGCCTGTAATTATATTTTGTCATGGTTATAAAGGTTTTAAAGATTGGGGCGCCTGGAATCTTATGGCAAAATCAATTGCAGAGGTAGGTGTTTGTTTCGTTAAATTTAATTTTTCGCATAATGGTGGCACCATGGAAAACCCTATAGATTTTCCAGATTTAGAAGCCTTTGGCAATAATAACTATTCTATTGAATTAGATGACCTTAATGATGTTATAGATTGGGTTACCACTGCGTTTAAAGACAACTTATTTGTTGATATAAACAACCTTACTCTTCTTGGTCATAGCAGAGGTGGCGGTATTGCTATTATAAAAGCATCAGAAGACAAAAGAATAAAAAAACTCATAACCTTAGCAAGCGTTTGCGATTTTGCGAAACGCACAGCCACAATAGGAAATCTAAAAGAATGGGAAGAGCACGGTGTAAAATATGTGATTAATGGCAGAACCAAACAACAAATGCCGCATTATTACCAATTTTACGAAGATTTTAAAGCTAATGAGAAACGATTAGATATTGAAAAAGCAGAAAAACAACTATTAGTGCCACACTTAATAATTCATGGCGATAATGATACTTCTGTAAAAATAGATGAAGCTCATGCTTTGCATAAATGGAATCCAAATAGTCAACTAGAAATTATAAAAGGAGCCGATCATGTGTTTAATATTAAGCACCCTTGGGAGAGATTAGAATTATCTAAAGAGTTAAAAAAGGCAGGCCAATTAATATTAGGCTTTGTTTCAACGTAGTATGTTGTTACTAATTATATTATTATATTATTTTAAAATCCTCCTCTTGTAATATTTTAAAATTCATTGGTATTTCAGTCTCAATATTTTTTGCAAGTATTGAACGAGATTCTGTACTTAGCTTTTTTACATATTTCCTTTGTTGGTTTGAAGCTAGTTCATGCAACCAAAAGGGTTCTTTATCATCTTGGTGAATAAACCAACGTAAAGAAAAATGCCAATAATTCCAACGCATAGGTGTATGAACAATAATACACTTTGCTTTAAAAGATTTGGCTTGAGGGTTTGGATTATTATATTGTGCTTCTTCGTTATTTATTTTACTTATTTTCATGTACCAGAATGACCTATTATTTACTAATTGAAAATCAACATTGTAAACGGGTATTTCGATTTCATCATTCACCTTACAATACTCATAATAATATGACTTCTTATCGCCAAATATCTGAATTTTACCATCTTCAATGGTAAAAACACCGTAAAGATTTGTTGATAAATCGGAAATATTCGAACTGGGATCCGAAATATATTTTTGGTTTATATACATATCACCTTTATTCAAAAAATCTAGTTCAGGATTAGACACATAAAATCTAAAAATTATACAATCACTTAAATCACATGCTAATTCTTTTTTGTCTGGTGATGGAATAATGTCAGATGGATAATCCATTGTTTTAATAGACTTTCTATAGA belongs to Winogradskyella sp. J14-2 and includes:
- a CDS encoding UvrD-helicase domain-containing protein, translated to MHNSNFKIYNASAGSGKTFTLAKTYIKILVNSKNNEQFKSILAITFTNKAVGEMKERIIAMLKLFSQDEHLIKPHPMFRAICEELSITAEFLKIRSKNILKSIMHNYGGFDISTIDGFTHRVIRTFAHDLKLPVNFEVELDQERLLNEAVDNLISRAGDSEILTQTLVDFAIEKADNDKSWDISYDFNNIAKLLVNENDIAAVETFKHKTIEDFKVLKTILVKDIAEIEKDIIAFAGEALTLIEESGLQFDDFNRKSLPNHFYNLSQGNYDVSFNSLWQNDLVASGTLYPKRVTDTIASTIESIQPNLSEVFLKTKALIFELKLKQGFYKNITPLSVLTVIQKELNLLKEEQNKMLISEFNKIISNEIKGQPTPFIYERLGEKFKHYFIDEFQDTSKMQWENLVPLLDSALSTSIGSTMLVGDAKQAIYRWRGGEPEQFINLYNKLTNPFQIEAEVLNLDTNYRSAKEIINFNNSFFEFLGEHYFNDSRYAELYLNSKQKPSLETEGFVSIEFLDISKDDNPTELYTNSVFKTIKQCLKNGFNPDDICIIVRKRKEGVEIAKFLSEKGIKITSSETLLLKNSDKVQFINSFLKLLLQTDNDNLKIEVLTFIASQNNVEDIHAFYHLYLTLGFDKMLKSLENLNIFLNKKTLLQLPLYELVEELIRAFKLHNTSDAFIQFYLDIVLEFTQQQNADLSSFIDYFERRKDSLSVISPQNNNAVQIMTIHKSKGLEFPIVIFPFADLNIYKEIDPKVWFPVKKNKYQGFDTLLLNYNSDVEHFGEVGNHLYKLKRSQLELDNINLLYVTLTRAVEQLFIIAKRDINSKGVVNDKTYAGMFISYLQKKELWLDHTLTYSFGNSKSINQKTEVHTNSNTINLISVSKEDHNLRIITKASQLWDTKQGKAIERGNLVHLLLSKIVTKEDIDFAIDDLIASGDISTSDKEALRTIILEVTEHPKIKLYFNNIHRVYNERDIVTPTSQLLRPDRLNINQKNEVTIIDYKTGEQKISHSTQLNSYTSILNTMGYVVTNKILVYINERVEVIEV
- a CDS encoding OmpA family protein; its protein translation is MKNLSRLLFVVVLLMSFSTTFAQDKNNPWAFTIGANAVDLYPVGENAPQGDYFDEYFNVTDHWNIFPSLSTLSVSRYLSDGFTFTATGSLNRIDKVGSVDDPMGGESTIARVDDLTYYALDGRVSYSFMNLINSKSIDPYLGVGGGYTWVDNIGAGTLNGSLGFRYWFSEKIGVDVNSTYKHAFEDYLPKHFQHSVGLVLKFGGTDSDGDGIYDQDDACPEEAGLEIFNGCPDSDNDGIQDSKDDCPNTAGLAEFNGCPDSDGDGVMDKDDKCPSVAGLKSLMGCPDADGDGVADGDDNCPNEAGPAANNGCPWPDTDGDGILDKDDKCPNEAGVAANNGCPEVKPTEEVMETLNSYSRSILFNVGKASFKQETDQVLQAMVAIFKQYPQASFAIEGHTDSSGSASMNQALSERRANAVRDYLIANGINADRLTAKGYGEDNPIATNKTRAGRAENRRVEVKLKN
- the kbl gene encoding glycine C-acetyltransferase, which translates into the protein MYGNIKAHLQQEIETIKDAGLYKEERIITSPQGAEITLNTGKKVLNFCANNYLGLSSHPEVVKAAQNTLDTHGFGMSSVRFICGTQDIHKELEQKIADFYGTEDTILYAAAFDANGGVFEPLLTAEDAIISDALNHASIIDGVRLCKAARYRYKNNDMADLEKQLISANQNGARFKLIVTDGVFSMDGLLAPLDKICDLADKYDAMVMIDECHATGFIGETGIGTLEEKGVLGRIDIITGTLGKALGGAMGGYTTAKKEIIEILRQRSRPYLFSNSLAPAIVGASIKVFDMLKNDTTLRDKVDWNTKYFKKGMKEAGFDIIDGDSAIVPVMLYDAKLSQTMANMLLEKGVYVIGFFYPVVPKEKARIRVQLSAAHTKEQLDKAINAFIAVGEKLEII
- a CDS encoding alpha/beta hydrolase family protein, producing the protein MQLEKNKILLREHKKPILLDSFYSKEFTNQPVIIFCHGYKGFKDWGAWNLMAKSIAEVGVCFVKFNFSHNGGTMENPIDFPDLEAFGNNNYSIELDDLNDVIDWVTTAFKDNLFVDINNLTLLGHSRGGGIAIIKASEDKRIKKLITLASVCDFAKRTATIGNLKEWEEHGVKYVINGRTKQQMPHYYQFYEDFKANEKRLDIEKAEKQLLVPHLIIHGDNDTSVKIDEAHALHKWNPNSQLEIIKGADHVFNIKHPWERLELSKELKKAGQLILGFVST
- a CDS encoding PD-(D/E)XK nuclease family protein, whose product is MSSFIKSVLLDLRDKGNNLEELYFIIPSKRAGVFLKHHLSKIINEPIFSPQILSIEEFVEEMSGLKSLSNSDVLFRLYNAYLKVTPKKTQEPFEVFSSWAQILVQDFNEIDRYLGNPNSIFDYLQAIKEIDHWSLETEQTDLVKSYLKFWKQLKHYYRVFTDSLLNDKQGYQGLIYREAVENLESYIENNTNKTHVFLGFNALNKCESLIIQGLLQSESAYIYWDIDEVFLKDKIHDAGLFIRQHIDKWNYFKKEPFKWALSNYSKKKNINVIGVPKLVGQAKYIGQILKKLNTDNHHLKDTAVVLGEESLLIPILNSIPKEIDKVNVTMGLPLKFVPLASLFDQLFSIHKKNNATFYFRDLIDIVFHPSLHSLFATEHCNYLHDISYYIQKNNLVYLTLHDLKKVAHKDVHDILYLMFNSWENKSEIALHRCLKLIQLIKINFNASSIELEYLYRFHTLFNQLLELNTTYQHLTSINGLYKVYNDLLQNETLDFKGEPLEGLQIMGMLESRVLDFETVIISSVNEGILPSGKTNNSFIPMDVKLQNKLPTYKEKDAVYTYHFYRLIQRAKNVYILYNTEIDALKGGEKSRFITQMEVEGIHKINHTIASPIVPIIKKQLRHITKTNDVLSILKELSSKGFSPSSLTNYIRNPLDFYYEKILRIEAFEDVEENIAANTLGSVIHNTLEDLYKPLEGKFLTIDNLKAFKLQIKSYVTHHFKDLYKDGDFTSGKNLIIFEIAQRYISNFINSEIQQLKNGNTIKILAIEADEKIELNIDAIPYAIRLTGKVDRIDQFNGVTRVIDYKSGKVDQGKVEIVDWENITTDYDKYSKSFQILCYAYMMHKTNKIELPIEAGIISFKNLNGGFLKFGKKDSTHTKNKEQLITEDTLSNFEIELKKLITEICNPSVDFTEKELD